Genomic segment of Strix aluco isolate bStrAlu1 chromosome 8, bStrAlu1.hap1, whole genome shotgun sequence:
ccagTGTTTCTGTCAGTGTTTCTGACAACACTCCCCTAAAGCAGCAAAGTCTCCAGTTTTCTCCAAATATAACCTCATCGGCAGGAAGTGCAAAGCACTGAAACAGCAAATGATTAACATCATAACTGATATTCTTTATGTGCTTACTCCAAACTGTGCCAAAAATCAGAGGAGCTTGAAGTGTCTCTGCTAATGCTTGCACTTGCTACTAGGCACAGTGgcagtgcatttaaaaaaaacccgaacaactGTTAGGTGACGGCTCTAAGTTACCAAGAGCAAGGCATGAGACTTTACAGAGCACATCTTTAAGGAACAGTTAGTAAATATGGTAAGATACCTTTTGATAAGGTCTCTGAGGTGATACGCTGGAATGGCTGAATTAACCACCCCTTCACTGGCAAATATGCGATCAATGATGGCAGAACTGTttgtctggaaagaaaaacaaacagtgcTTAGGGAAAAAAGATGACCAGTGCAAAGCTTGCAATATCCCACCATTTTCTGGACAGGATGCAGAGGGCTCTGGTACTGTAGTGTCTTGTGAGAGATCTCCATGCTCAAGCCTCACACGTTAAACCAGCAGGCCCACATCAGATGAAATTTTTCCCATTTGCGAAAGCTGGAAATTTCCATGCACAGGCAAATTTGCTGTTACAACATGTTGTGGATGTTATGATGCTGAAAGGATACTCTTACTGGGAAGGGGATCAcataacaaaattatttcatacaGAACAGAGGACAGAGTCAGGCTCCAGGCTCACAACACAGAGTCTTCCTCTTGTTTTCTCAAGATACAGACTTACGAGAAGATCCCCAAATTAGAGCTAACGTTAGACTAAAATCAGCAAATAATTCCTCTGTCATTGTGCTGCTGAACTAGCTGGCAGCCATCagccatttctttcttccttctgtgccACACTACAGCCAGTGCAACTCACCTCCCAAACCTTGGCAAGACACAGACTCCTGGAACCCTCAGCTTTCAGTAACCTGAACACAGGCAGCATTCAGACATGCCAGTCCCACAGGGCAGGCGGGTCTTTAAGGCTCTGGAACTTTAATTCTCAAGGCAATAGGATTAGAGAAGCATCCTGGAAACACTCTCTAGTTGCCAGGTGCCACCTCATAAATCTGGGTTACAAACAAGAAGCAGGAGGACTCGTTTGGTGCAAGCAAGAAtgcctgcagcagctcccactcaccttccattcCTGAGATTGGACTGTATGTTTCAGTTTCATTCCTGAGAACATTTCCAGTAAAACGATTCCCAGACTCCACAGATCCACAGCAGAGGTACACTCCGTCTCACTCTggagccctgcctgtgccaggcAGTTCTGCAGTTCTGCCTCTGGAGCCCGATACCCGTCTGTTTGAATATATTTCACATCCTACGGAAgatcaaacacacagaaaaagttaattttccaTATTCAGGTTCTCCACTCTATCCTTAAATCAGTTCACAGATGTCCTTCCAAATGGGTCACCAAAATACTATTGCTAAACTGACAGAAAGCATCGTACAGCCAGTCACGTTAGGCAGGCAGTTCAACTTGCTATACTGCTGTGTTGATGAGGGAAAAAACAAGActgtctgaaagagaaaacatctcCCAGCAAAACAGCAAGCATCACACCAACATCTGAACTCTCTGAAAGACAGTGCTGCTGGGAGAAAGAGGCTGGATGCCACTGCGGACTGGCCGATTAACCTGTCATAAGCACAGAAGACGCTGGAAGTTTCAGGATAAGGGTCAAACACCCACAATATACTCCCGTGTCAGCTGCATGAGAGCACAAACAGCCTCACTGAACAGTGAGGATCAGTAACAGCTGCCATTATTCACATACTGATGttctctgaaacaaaacattaaaagaacGAAGTAGGTGCCTAATGCTCAGACAAGGAAATTACCAAAGGCACTTCCCACacatctcctccttctccctgtCGCAGCAGGAAGTGCTGCAGCAATCAATACCTGCCCAGCTGCCGTGGCTggcagagcaaaataaaatgccCACATGCTGCctgcttaaaagaaaacatgaaattataGACTCACACAAGTGCTGGCTGGAGGGGCTGCTCTGAAGGTCTccagtccagcctcctgctcccagccaaTACCCGATCGGTCAGCTGTGGCTTTGTCTAGCCAAGCGTTTTAAGTGTCCAAAGGCAAACTTCATGCTGTGTTTTTTTAACACCAGAAGGCTTGTTTTAGACACACTGATGAGACTCAAGGAATGACAGAAGAATATGCAAGCCTACTTCCTGGATAAGGCGCAGGACTAGGAATTCTTACCAGGGGAGTATATTTAAACCAAAATTATCTGGTTCTCTGACTGAAGACCAAGTTTACAGAAGACATTTTCAGGTGACAGAGCTCAAAAGtgttttatgaattaaaaaaaaattgatacaCAAATTGCTCATCAGCGTCCGTCCTCCTATCAGCAAAGAACAGAACCTCTAGGATGGCAAAAGCACCAAACAACATTTAGAGATAGAGAAAACACCATGGTCAATGCCACCAGCAAAAATTGTGAGATGGAATTTCACTCCTACCATCTAAAGCATTCTGAGAGATTTAAGTGGCTGAGACCTTGCTTGATGTACAGCCATTCTCTGTTAAACAGTAATGGCAGGAAAAGTTATGCAAGGATAAGCTCAGCAGAGCTGTCACAAATAAAAGTAGTACAGTCTTGACTCAGATAAGGAAATTGTGCACGTATGCTGCTGCCCAAGGCAAGGGTGGTGAGGGGAAGCTGATACCCTGTGCACATTCAAAGCAGGGTCAGAAGGTTCACCCATATAGCCAGCATATTTCTGAGAACGGGCAAAGGAAACTCAGCCCAAAGAAAGCTGACTGGAAGGAACCATAGAAGCAGATAAAACACCCAATCATCTATTAAGAGGCAACTCAAAGAGCAAGCAGCAAAACACAgacctgaattaaaaaaaataaatatctgcatTAGACACAGGACACCAGGAGAATGTTTTTTGCTGATAGACAGTAACAGATTACCAGCACAAACCAGTGTTCAGCCAAGAACGTGGGAGAACTGAAGAAAACGTGAAGGAGTTAAGAAGTACAAACATTAAAAACCAGCTTCTGTACCGAAGAATTCAGAGACAGGTCACCCACACAATCCGCTGATATTCACAGATCAGTGGGCTGTACCATCAATACGAGGTAAACCAGTAAAAAAGTATATGAATTTAAAACCTCTAAAAGAGTAGAGTGCAGGGAGTAGTGACAAGCCAGGATAATGTCTGCACAGAAAAATCATAGCTCATTTACTAGACTCACTGCCCACTGATTAAAGGCAAATTTGCTAAGAGGCTACCTGATGAAAAAGCTTTACTGATACTCCTCACAGGCCATTACTGAGAGGGAGGGGTGAAAGGAAGTTCTATCAAGCCAACAGCAGAACCTCCTGAGGCTTTCTGCTTTCATCAGAGGCCATGGGAGAGAATATAAAGGACAAGGACAAACTTGCAAAACCCAGTATCACCAAACCAAAAAAGTGACAGCATGAAGAGGGAATGAAAGCCCAAATGGGAAAAGCAGAGTAGAACAGGCAGAGATCTGTCCATGTCAGTAAAGAACGGACACTGCCTACCCACAACCAGAGTGTGGGCTTTCGTCAACACAATGACACGGGAAAGAAACATCCAGACTTTCTGAAAAAGGGAAGCTGCTGAAGATAAGATGAAAGTAAAGACAAACACAAGGACACTGCCAGAGATAATGGGGAGGCTGATGGTGAAGCCTGGATCACTACTACTTATGATAAGGGATGATAAAAGGAAATTCTACAGATCTGGGTGCTCCCACTCGTCTGACCACATAAAAACTAGCAAACTTTCCAGGAAGCTAAGACACTACATTTTTTCAGTGCATCATTAACTTTGGAATTTGTGGTCATGTGTAGCATAAAAGCTAAGACATCAACAGAAACCAGAGACATGCAAGGAGAATGGGAACACGAGCTTCTGTTTCTGGGGCAAGTCAACATTTTAGCCTTTTCCAGGAAACCCTCAGCACCAGCTCGGCTACTACTCTGATCAGGTCACATCGACTCCTACACTCATGAGCTGAAAGCATCACAGACCCACACAAGTCAACACAAAGCCAACTGCTTCAAGAGCAGCACGTTCCAAACCTGATTCCCCTCTTTGAAGCTAAGTCCAAAGTCAATGAGCTTAAAGCACTCCTCCTCTGCGCTCCACAGGATGTTGCGTGGCTTGAGGTCTGCGTGCACGTAGCCTTTGTGGTGCAGGAAAGCCAGGGCTTCGAGAACGTCTCGGGCGCAGTGCTGGATCATCCACATGGAGCAGCCCTGGTTGCTGGAGTGCAGCAGCAGCTCGGACACGCTGAtgtccagcagctccagcagcagacaGCGAGACGGGCCATTCGCAGAGTAGTGGTTGGTGAACACGCCGTACAGCGTCACTGCGGTGAGACACAGCGACAGGCATTGGTAACCAGCAATCACACGGTCATCGCGCTCCACCGCTCTCCACTACTGCCCAGAAGACCACAAAAGTTGCAGGAGGCAGCTCGTCTGTTTTACAAAGCGTGATGTTCAGAGAGCTGGAGAATCAGACTTCAGAGTGAAGCAGCAAGGGAAAACCAGCCATGTCACCCCTCTGGGCTTCTGAGGACAGGCCCCGCCAGGCTCTGCTAAAACCATGGGGCCAGGCACTCCTGCTCAGAGGGACAATCTCTGGGGCATGGATAAGCAGGTCCCAGTAGGTAAGATGGAGGTAGTACCACTCTCTTTTGGACATCCATCAATCTGTTCCTGTGACCAACCTAGCACAGTGGGAAACTGAGCTCTGTCTGGGTGCCCAGGTATATTACAGCATTAAAAAGCGtttcaaacagacaaaaaaaaaatcggtGGGAGAACCTGGGGGCTTCCAGCAGCCCCCTCTGACGCACAGACCTGCTCCCTTCCCAAGCCCGTTCGAAGCCACGAAGGCAGCGCAGAGGCTCCTGCCAGCGCCAGGCAGCGGGTGGGCAGACACCGCCCCACCGCTGCCCCATAGGCAGCGCCGCTCCTGCCGGGCCGCTCGGGCAGCCCTGCCCGAAGGAGGACTTAGGGGTGCCCTGCCTGGGGGGACCTGCTCTGCCCACCCAAAGGGTGACACCCAATCCCGCCtgctcctgcccaccccagggGTGACCTGCAGGCCCCCAGCCCGGGGAAGGGGTGGGGTACCCAGGCGCCTGCCCAAGGGGGTACCAGGAAGCACCCACCGCAGGGATGCAGCTTTGGGGTGTCCGTCCCAGGCAGGGGGCCCACACACCTGCCCACCCAGGGGTGCCAATCCGAGGGGCACGCTGGTCAGGGggtctccagccctgcctgcgggTGGCAGTTTGGGGCCGAGGGAACCCCTATTCCcaaaggggctggggggggctggttTGGAGACCCCAGCTAGCCCTGGGGAAGACGGTtttgcggggcgggggggtgggggggggggggtgtgtgtgtgtcccgggGATAGGGGGTGCCCGCGGGGGCCCCCCGAGAAGGAGAGGTTCGGGGAGCGGCTATGTGGGGTGCCCGGGCCGgaggacggggcggggcggggggtgccggggtgCCGTTACCGATGTTGCGGTGCCCGCGGAGGTGCTCGAGCGCGGCGCGCTCCTTGCGGAAGCCGTACTCGGCGCAgtcggcggcgggcgggcgggcgccggggcggcgcgcggggccgggccgcggcgggggcggcacGAACTCCTTGACGGCGCCGGGGGGGGCCCGCGGGTCCCCGCAGCAGCGCACCCGGTAGACGGAGGCCGAGGAGCCGCTGCCCAGCGGCGCCTGCACCTCCCACAGGCGGCCCAGCGCCTCCAGCAGCGGCGCCGCGCCCCACACGCACCCCGACATGGCGCCGTCCCGCCTCACATcacccccccgccgctgccgctgccgctgccccgccgctgccccgcgaTCCGCACCGGCCCCGGCGCCGGCCACCGCCGCGCTCCGGCCGCCATGACACCGGAaacggggcggggcggcggcggcaccgcccgGAGGCTCCTCCCctccggcggggcggggctggcgcGGGGCGCCCGGCCCTTCAGCGTCCCCGGGCCCGTCCCCTCGCCTCAGCCCGGGCACCAACCGGGGGGCTGTCCCCCCAGCGCCAAGCACTGCAGGGCAGCCGTGTCACCTCCTCAGCCTGGACACCAGCAAATTAACTCCCGCCGGCTGCCCGTGGCTGTGCCGCTGGGCCTGGCTGCCGGGATGGGGGTGCCCTTTGCAGGCGTCAGGCCCGTGGCAGCGCTTTCTGGGGGTATTCCCCTTAACGCCATGGCTTTAACACGGCACACCCCACCATCCTGTGCAAGCACCCCAGCACGCCTGGCGCTGGAGGGTGCCTTTCCCCAGCAACCCTCAGCTCCgtggctgctgcctctgcagcccCCATGCAGGCCTCCGGCCTCAGCGGGGGGCTTCGGGGCTACATCGCACTGATGCAGGCGGTCCCCTCCCCTCACGAGACTGCTACATGTCAGtgggtaaaaaagaaaaaaagatttattgtGCAATCTGCATCTTTTGTCCCAAACTACACACACACCCTAGACAACATAAATAGAGGGACTGGACCAGCAGTGAGGTTCCCTTGTGATTGGCAAGGTTGGAAGATGCTGGTTCCTCAAAGAGGGGCTAAGCCCTTGTTGTCATCAACATATATAAT
This window contains:
- the UHMK1 gene encoding serine/threonine-protein kinase Kist, with the protein product MSGCVWGAAPLLEALGRLWEVQAPLGSGSSASVYRVRCCGDPRAPPGAVKEFVPPPPRPGPARRPGARPPAADCAEYGFRKERAALEHLRGHRNIVTLYGVFTNHYSANGPSRCLLLELLDISVSELLLHSSNQGCSMWMIQHCARDVLEALAFLHHKGYVHADLKPRNILWSAEEECFKLIDFGLSFKEGNQDVKYIQTDGYRAPEAELQNCLAQAGLQSETECTSAVDLWSLGIVLLEMFSGMKLKHTVQSQEWKTNSSAIIDRIFASEGVVNSAIPAYHLRDLIKSMLHCDQGKRASAEKALCSPFFSIPFAPHIEDLVMLPTPVLRLLNVLSDASLQCEEEYEDILEDIREECQKYGPVVSLLIPKENPGKGQVFVEYANAGDSKAAQKMLTGKIFDGKFVVATFYPLSAYKRGYLYQNLL